Genomic window (Chionomys nivalis chromosome 7, mChiNiv1.1, whole genome shotgun sequence):
tttttctctgcttctggggAGTGGCTGAGGTTGGGAATAGTATAAAGGAAATGTAGCAGAGAAAGGGATATTTACCAAGGCCTGGGGGGCCTTGGAGCTGACATCGTCCCGTCTAAGCTTTAGAAACATCCCATTCTGCTGCCCTCCCAGTTTACCATGACACTGGAGAGATGCAGCTTGCTCTCTCAAGAGGCACATACTAGTTTTGCCTATCCGAGTGCCAGCTGCCAGGGGCAAGACAGGGGACACACATCCTGTAGTCTTGTATCACCTGGGTATTACTCTTTAGGACAGTGACACATGCTTAACATCTGAAAGTTCATTGCCAGAGTGAAATCTGGCAAAGCCATCCCAACTTGTGCAAGAGGTGACTTTCCGGTATGAGAGTGACTATGTTGGTGCCTCAGCACTTATTGAGCTCCTGCTGTGTACAAGACAGCATCACAGTATAAACTCAAAGTGACTCATGACTCACTAATCCAACCACGCGAAATGATAATCATCCAACTAAACAGTTTTTGTTAGTTCCTCCATAAAAAGACCTGAATTAATTGATGGTGACTTCCTGTCAGCTTACTTTTATCTTTAGGGATTTAGGGACTAAACTCCAGTTCAGATGTCTCCCCAGAACATTTGTGCACCAGCTGTCCCTACCCAGAGCCATTTATAACAGGCGTTAGGCTCTGTAAGGTTTTTTAATGGTTTctccaggcaatggtggcacttagattcttaaataaaaacacattcttCACATTTGAGCTGCTATTGGCACCTTTACTAATATGCTCCAGTGTTTATTAGAAAATCAGGGTAATACCCACTCCCTCTTATGTGGTTCTGCTTTGTGAGAATTCTGTCTCTCTCCGCTCCTTTGTGAATCGGATGTGAAGTAGCGGGAGTCAAGTTTTTCAGTGTTACTGTAGCTGTTGTGAGTACCATCTCTACAGTCCCCGCTGCCCGGCTCTGCCCACTCAAGTTCACAATTCCTCCTGGTACCTGTAAAGCCAGTCTTTCGGCTCCAGccatctttccctctttcccacaCTGTGGAGAGACTTGGATGCCAATGCACTGTGGTTTGGGGGAGGGCAAGTTGAACATTTGCTCATGCTCTTAACTGTACCCCAAGCGCTCTGTATTCTTCTGTAGCCTATAGCAATAAGGTAATAAGCTGTGGCCTGCCTCACTCATCCGTCTCTCTCCAGTACCTGACCAAAAGAGGAGGCTCATGACTTTACAGGCTAACACTGACTTTCGGTCTCTTCCCATCAGGTAAGGCACCTGTACATCTGTGACTTCCACAAAAATTTCATCCAGAGCGTCCgaaataaaaggaagaggaagacaagTGACGATGGCGGAGACTCCCCTGAGCACGACGCTGACACTCCTGAGGTAAAGGCCAGAGTGCTGGTTGTGACCCAAGCCCCGCTCCCAGCCAGAGAATGAGAATAGTGGGTTCTGACTCCAGCTTTCCCCGGCTATTGTGTTTTCTGAACTAACCAGTCATCTTTGCTTGCATTTCTGTGGTTTGTTTGAAATGTGTTTTCTAGACTTTCAGTAACGTTGGCTCTGAAAGCTTGGAGCTGAGCTGCTCTGCCTGCGCTGTTGGTCTTCAGACAGGCCCaggctcggggggggggggggggtgcggggaGCTAGAGGCTCTGCTTATGGTCTCTGTAGTAGACTTTTGCAAGACTTTGCCTCTTGAACCTGGCCAGTGCCTGACCACAGTGTTGCCGCTTTTAAAACCCTGTTCTTGCTTTTAAAGTTAATGCTGAGCCTGTGTGGTCTGAGcagctctctccccttcttttctgACCTGAAAATAAAGGTACATCTTGTCAGTGtcaccagctggactggggcttTCCCCAGAGACACACCGCAGTCATTTAACGGGTGCTGAAGTTTGACATTTGAGGGGAGGGGGCACAAGTTGAGTATTGTAGGATCATCAGCAACACCCCTCCCCTGACCTCTGGAGGCCAATGACATTGCCTGAGCTGTGACAGTGAATATGATGTCTCCAGGCATTGCCACATATCCTTCGGGATGGGCCCCCTTAAAGTACTGCACAATACCGTGCGCCCTAGCGTCTCACCCAGAAGAGTTTATTGTGTGTTAAGGAAGGGGCTCCAGGAAGGAATAGCTGGGTTTCCTTCCAAAGTATTCTCACTTGGGCTTCTGAAGAAGAGTAACTGTGTCCAGTGTGCACTGAGTACTTGACACATTGTTATCTCATAAGGTGACCGCCTGTGAGCACGCTTCATGGCTGGGAGTAGAAGTAGGCGTGGAGGGGCTTGTGAAACTTGGCCCTGTCCCCGTACCTCTCCCTGTGTCCCTTCCCCAGCTTTACTTTCCAGTATCTTCCTATTGCCTGTAGCAATAGGAAGTTATGGTTATTTCATAAAGACATTcggtttgggggctggagagatggctcagtggttaagagctctggctgctcttccaggggtcctgagttcaatccccagcaaccacatggtggctcacggccatctgtaatgagatttgatgccgtcttctggcctgcaggcagagctctgtatgcataataaataaaattttaaaaaaaaaaagacattcaatTTTTTAATCCCTTTGGCCAAACAGTTTAGAAAAGATTTCCAAGAATGCTTTAAATGATGGGGAATTCTGGACCCTCGtgctaatcatttttttttttttttttttaaagtgagtcCCACTTGCCTGAAGCAAGAGCCTCTCTCTTGGAGGCAGGTGAAGGCAACCCTTTCTGGAGCTTCCATATTTCATGACTGGTTAGCTCACCCCCTGCTAGGCTAgctgaaaaagagaagaggggtcCTTCTAGACCCTTATGCAGCCATCTGCAGAGGTCCTGGCCCTGACATGCAGGTGGATCAACCTGAGCCTCTGTGTTCTTCAGCTGCACCCTGGGAGCTCTGTCAGTCCGTTTTCTAGCTTATCTCCTCCAGTGTCCCTGAGCTGGCCTTTCTGGACATCTCAAACTCTGCCTGCAGTGAAGCCCAGCTCTGTGCTGCAGGGGCTCCCTGTTCCCCCAAACCCCCAGGCCTACCCAACCCGCTACCCAAGTTCCTTCTGCCTTCCAGGACATGCCGCTGCACTCTTGTTGCCCAAGCTCTGCCTCTGCTCCAAGCTTCCATGCTCAGAATCACTcccacctctctcctctttctcatcACCTCTCTACTGCCCCTCTCTGCCCACCTCCTCCATCCACACAGAGCCCCTTTCTAACTGCCTTTGGGCTCCTTGCTAGTCATAGTCCTTGGTGAACAGTGTCTCCGActtcttccctcctcagccctctctAGGGTGTGCCCGGCCAGGGGGACTCAGACATgactgtctctcctctcctctagGTTGATCTGTTCCAGCTGCAGGTGAACACTCTCCGACGCTACAAACGGCACTACAAGCTGCAGACCAGACCAGGCTTCAACAAGGCCCAGCTAGCAGAAGTAGGTAGACAATCAGAGAGGCCCAGAATCAAGAGCTTTCCACACAGAATAGAAAGTCCTGTTTCCCAAAGGAAGCATGCACAAAGACGGGTAGACCTTCTTAAAGTCACACAGCAACCTGAGGACTCTTGATTCTGGTTCATGGCATCATTTTTACAAGGTTCTCCATAGAGCCAGCCCTTTCAGGTGTATCAGTGTGATAGCCACTGTGCCTTTAGATTtagggaccttttttttttttttttttctctctgagtagtagggatcaaacccaggaccgtCTGTATGACTAAGCAAATCATCTACCAGTGAACTTCCCCCTCACACTCCAGGACCTACCCACTCCCCTTCTTGGCCTATGGAGTTAATGGAAGTCTTTTCCTATATAATTCATGGCACCCAAgaacatatttttcttcattgagTTCTTAACTTTGTTTGGTGGGAATTGGGAAGAGGTTACCCTTAGCATCTCTCTCTCGTATGTACCAATACCGATGGGCTCaagtgactctcctgcctcagcttcccttaTAGGCACATGTCACAGTACTTGGCTTCCTCATCCCTCTTATTTCTCCTGCCTTTTGTTGTAGAAAATTTGAGAggtggggaaaagaaaaacacagtccAGAGACTTCATTATTTCCaggtctttcttcctctgccctgACCACCTCCACCCAGCCGGCTTGGGTTTGGGTCTGTCTGATGTGTCTTCACTCTTCAACCTTTCCCTCACCAGCATAGAGGTACAACAGCAGCACACAGCTTCGCTGCTTACCCACCACAGCTAGAAGAGTGGGGTTTCTCCAGGGCTAAGCCAACAGAAGCAGGACATGGCCAGTGAGCACTCTCCTTCAGACTGCCACACTTTCCCAGGGGCAGGTGTCCCCACTTAGAGGAATTCTTGGGGCCAGACTCATCTGTTTCGACTGTTCATTTGACATTTTggggtgatttttgttttgttttattgcatgtgtgtgttttcaaggcaACTGAGGCtggtgatcttgaactcctgacccgtCAGTATCACCCTCCTGagagctgtgattacaggcattcaacaccacacccagcttgacacaatttttaaaaacttttttttttttttttttttggtttatttccaGAGCCTgaaaggcttggtggcaaatagCCAACCAGGGAAGTCCAGTCTCCTTAGACCACAGGATACTGAAGCCATGCCAGGGATGACTAGCTGTTACTGAAGTATCTCTGTCTATACGTAGGTGGTATCCTGGGCCTCAGTGGTACACTTTTGGTAGCCCAGGAGAAGAGCGGCTAAGCCCTGGAGCAAGGGGACCGCTACATTCTGCAGCTCCTTGACAAGCCTAAATGCCAGACAGTCGCTTCCAGAAGCAGCTCCTGTTCCCTCTTTACAGAGTATAGGATGTAGGGCCCTGATGTGCACGTAGCTTAAGGGACTTTGGTCTTTACTCCCGTGTAGACTGTGAGCCGACACTTCAGGAACATACCGGTGAATGAGAAAGAGACGCTTGCCTACTTTATCTACACGGTGAAGAGTAACAGGAGCAGACTGGACCAGAGATCGGAGGGCAGCAAGCAGCTGGAGTGAGGCGCAGGCGGCCGGGTAGGCAGAGGCCTTGGTGAGAGAACAGCGGTGCGATGCTTGATGACAGGTGATGTCTGCACGTCTCAGCCCATAAGGACTGTTCCCATCTACTGTAAATAAAGTTTGAATGATGGATACTGTAAATCTCTCTGTCAAGAGGGTTATATTCTTACAGGTTAGCATGTGTATAGAAAGACTTTCACTGCTCAGACTGAAAAAAACAGTAtcataaaaggaattttaaaactgtgtcttGAATACTCACCAGAGCTTTAAATCAATTCTCCTGGAGATGTTGGGTGATGTGTATTTTGGCAGTCACCATGCAGTACCAGGCTGCCACGGGTAAGACTCAGCCCTGGCGGCATGGCTCAGTGACAGTGGAAGCACAGAGTGGGCCCACGTTTGGACTGGCCCTTGCCGGCTGGGACACAGGCATGCTACCTTATTGCAGGTTTTACCATTTAGTAGCAAATCAGTTTGACACTG
Coding sequences:
- the Sap30l gene encoding histone deacetylase complex subunit SAP30L codes for the protein MNGFSTEEDSREGPPAAPAAAPGYGQSCCLIADGERCVRPAGNASFSKRVQKSISQKKLKLDIDKSVRHLYICDFHKNFIQSVRNKRKRKTSDDGGDSPEHDADTPEVDLFQLQVNTLRRYKRHYKLQTRPGFNKAQLAETVSRHFRNIPVNEKETLAYFIYTVKSNRSRLDQRSEGSKQLE